The following coding sequences lie in one Oncorhynchus kisutch isolate 150728-3 linkage group LG3, Okis_V2, whole genome shotgun sequence genomic window:
- the LOC116367813 gene encoding collagen alpha-1(II) chain, whose protein sequence is MYLSDKPNYLLIQTLLDLLHQELHLLIDPPDGTKEHPATTCLELWLSQPNFTNGMYYIDPNQGSPADALLVYCDFTAAPKTCLSPLQPQVPVKAWLKDSGTNNSFHWLSSKEKGFQFEYLGPDVVQMRFLRLNSRLTSQNITYSCQPGNIQGPGEREVKFLADTQRQSYLGTLQDCVPSEELHSGGRREAVFQFESEDLDLLPLRDLAVFGSSDLTQEFGFTVGPVCFS, encoded by the exons ATGTACCTGTCAGACAAGCCCAACTACCTCCTGATCCAGACTCTGCTGGATTTATTGCACCAAGAACTGCACTTGCTCATAGATCCACCAGACGGCACTAAAGAACACCCAGCTACCACCTGCTTGGAGCTCTGGCTCTCCCAGCCCAACTTCACTAATG GGATGTATTACATTGATCCTAACCAGGGCAGCCCAGCTGATGCCCTTCTGGTGTACTGTGACTTCACTGCAGCACCAAAGACCTGTCTGTCTCCGCTCCAGCCTCAG GTGCCAGTAAAAGCATGGCTGAAGGATTCTGGGACAAATAACTCATTTCATTGGTTGAGTTCAAAGGAAAAAGGCTTTCAG TTTGAGTATCTAGGACCCGACGTGGTGCAGATGAGATTCCTGAGGTTGAACAGCAGGCTCACCAGTCAGAACATCACATACTCCTGCCAGCCTGGGAACATACAGGGACCAGGCGAAAGAGAGGTGAAGTTCCtggcagacacacaaagacagagttACCTGGGGACATTACAAGATTGCGTG CCCTCTGAGGAGCTGCATTCCGGAGGCCGTCGTGAGGCGGTGTTCCAGTTTGAGAGTGAGGACTTGGATCTGCTTCCCCTGAGAGATCTGGCAGTGTTTGGCAGCAGTGACCTCACACAGGAGTTTGGATTCACTGTTGGGCCTGTGTGCTTCAGCTAA
- the LOC109873372 gene encoding collagen alpha-1(I) chain-like — protein sequence MYGYPGAVGLTGRPGHFGERGEPGVRGPAGIPGKSGPPGLKGSHGERGLAGPQGRQGDNGLNGIQGSPGPPGLPGPEGKTGKPGPPGSQGPLGPQLLAGPTGFPGTPGIDGVMGQVGENGVQGAAGPVGDSGPSGLDGQQGPPGTVGEEGPSGRKGEPGAPGPFGKAGPNGLQGEPGPQGSQGMQGEPGPRGKEGEMGGFGNRGYPGPKGQKGDIGPRGFSWLEGPSGALGDKGKRGVKGEKGYVGLRGQVGLMGEAGPSGLSGLEGVPGPFGLAGADGPQGQKGDKGPYGMAGNPGNSGLKGMSGISGVNGDMGKHGPKGVRGGMGRQGEIGPKGFPGLKGPKDEPGDKGEPGDQGPEGLPGDRGPQASPGLKGLPGEVGPQGTVGPPGPLGPKGQTGPEGRLGQKGQKGYDGRNGYPGKTGHIGRRGNRGKTGSKGLGGERGEKGKRGDFGSTGPPGRQGPYGTPGLQGEKGLMGGPGIEGEKGKMGLTGPPGGQGLKGTQGPLGQTGRAGLKGEQGDIGPHGEWGTPGLPGLPGLFGEKGLKGFAGTAGPVGVRGLPGLPGPPGPPGTSLNLSLAQLKASRW from the exons GACTCAATGGCATACAGGGGTCCCCA GGTCCTCCAGGCCTACCAGGGCCAGAGGGCAAGACAGGAAAGCCAGGCCCCCCAGGAAGCCAGGGGCCTCTGGGGCCTCAGTTGCTAGCCGGACCCACCGGGTTTCCA GGCACTCCTGGGATAGATGGAGTAATGGGGCAGGTTGGAGAAAATGGAGTGCAG GGAGCAGCAGGGCCTGTTGGGGACAGTGGGCCATCTGGACTGGATGGACAGCAG GGTCCCCCAGGAACAGTTGGTGAGGAGGGGCCATCTGGCAGGAAGGGTGAACCG GGAGCTCCAGGTCCCTTTGGAAAGGCAGGGCCGAATGGACTACAGGGAGAGCCAGGGCCACAGGGCTCCCAGGGGATGCAGGGTGAGCCTGGGCCAAGGGGCAAAGAG ggagagatgggaggtttCGGCAACAGAGGATATCCTGGTCCTAAAGGACAAAAG GGGGACATAGGACCTCGTGGATTTTCTTGGTTGGAGGGGCCCTCAGGAGCTCTTGGGGACAAAGGGAAAAGAGGAGTGAAGGGAGAGAAGGGCTACGTAGGACTACGA GGCCAGGTGGGGTTGATGGGGGAAGCTGGACCATCAGGCTTGTCTGGACTGGAA GGTGTTCCAGGACCTTTTGGATTAGCTGGGGCTGATGGACCACAAGGGCAGAAG GGGGACAAAGGCCCTTATGGTATGGCTGGGAACCCTGGAAACTCAGGCCTTAAG GGGATGTCAGGCATCAGTGGAGTGAATGGTGACATGGGGAAACATGGACCAAAG GGAGTGCGGGGAGGcatggggagacagggagagattggtcCAAAGGGTTTCCCCGGACTTAAGGGGCCCAAAGATGAGCCTGGAGATAAAGGAGAACCAGGAGATCAG GGTCCAGAGGGTCTTCCAGGCGACAGGGGGCCCCAAGCATCTCCTGGATTGAAG GGTTTGCCTGGTGAGGTGGGGCCTCAGGGAACTGTTGGCCCACCAGGACCTTTG GGACCAAAAGGTCAAACAGGCCCTGAGGGGAGACTAGGCCAGAAAGGTCAAAAG GGGTATGATGGTCGAAATGGATATCCAGGAAAGACTGGACACATTGGAAGGAGG GGGAATAGAGGAAAAACTGGAAGCAAAGGcttaggtggagagagaggagaaaag GGAAAGAGGGGAGATTTTGGTTCAACCGGGCCTCCAGGAAGACAAGGGCCTTAC GGGACACCTGGCTTACAAGGGGAGAAGGGTCTAATGGGTGGACCAGGTATAGAG ggagagaaggggaagatgGGATTAACAGGTCCTCCTGGAGGTCAGGGGTTGAAG GGGACACAAGGCCCTTTGGGTCAGACAGGGAGGGCTGGCCTAAAAGGAGAACAA GGAGACATTGGTCCTCATGGGGAATGGGGGACCCCAGGTCTACCTGGACTGCCT GGTTTGTTTGGAGAAAAG GGTCTAAAAGGATTTGCTGGAACAGCAGGTCCTGTTGGAGTGAGAGGCCTGCCT GGCCTCCCTGGACCTCCTGGCCCCCCTGGAACCTCTCTGAATCTTTCTCTGGCACAACTCAAGGCAAGTCGTTGGTAA